Below is a genomic region from Triticum dicoccoides isolate Atlit2015 ecotype Zavitan chromosome 5A, WEW_v2.0, whole genome shotgun sequence.
gctggcactgagctgtacatcatggagcaattctatgattacaggatgactgaagagcgctccgtggttgagcaagctcatgagatacagtcatttgctagagaacttgagcacttcagttgtgtgctaccggacaagtttgttgccggaggtatcatcactaagcttcctccttcgtggaggaactttgctaccttactgaagcataagaggcaggagttttccgttccggatctcattggcactcttgatgtggaagaaaaggcgagagcaaaggacacacgtgctcgaggtatcgagcgaggatctagtgccaatgtggtacagaagcaaaagtttcagccccacaagttcaagaacaagggcaagtttgatggtaaagcaaagtttgatgggaagaacaaggctgtgcaacacacgaacttcaagaagaagaatggcaacaagaaaagtgcttgtcatgtgtgtggggatcctgatcattgggctcctagttgccctaatcgctatgacaagcgtcatcctaggaaaggcggcaagaccgctaatgttgtcattggagacactgacatgaaggatgctgggtatggtatatttcccactattctttcagtatgtcattctcctgactagttgattgacacgggtgctaatgtgcatgtatgcggtgatatttccatattTTCGTCTTATTAGACCacggggacttcaaccgtgctgatgggcaatggttcaagtgcttatgctcgtggtgttggcatggtcgatctgaagtttacttcggggaagatcatgcggctgaagaacgtgcattatgtcccctccgtcaataaaaatcttgttagcggatctcttctgtgtagagatggctacaagcttgtctttgagtcaaataaatttgtaatatccaagtatggaacctttgttggtaaaggctatgagtcaggaggcctatttcatttatccttatcagacatttgcaataaagttgttaatcatatttgcaacaatagtgaatcaaatgtgtggcattcacgtctttgtcatgttaactttggttgcatgtcacgactagcgaagttgaacttaatccctagtttcaccactgtcaagggatctaagtgtcaagtgtctgtgcaagctaagcaacctcgtaagtctcacacgactgcggaaatgataaatcttgcaccactagagctcatacattcagatctatgtgaaatgaatggtgttttgacaaaaggtggaaagaaatatttcatgaagttaattgatgactccactagatactgccatgtgtatcttctgaaatctaaggatgaggctttgaactttttcaagatctataaagctgaaggggaaaaccaacttgatcgaaaaatcaagaggcttaggtccgatcgtggtggagagtatttttccaatgaatttgatgctttttgtgcggaacatggtataatccatgagaggacgcctccctattcacctcagtcaaatggggtggccgaaagaaagaaccgtactctaacagatttggttaacgccatgttagacacttcgggtctctccaaggcatggtggggggagacgatattgactgcatgtcatgtcctaaaccgagttcccacaaagaacaaagagataactccattcgaggaatgggagaagaaaaggttaaaactctcttatctacgaacatggggttgtttggcgaaagtcaatgttccaattccaaagaagcggaagtttggaccaaagactgtggattgtgttttcttgggatctgcttttcatagcattggctatagattattggttgtaaaatctgaggtacctgacatacatgtcggtacgatcatggagtcgaatgatgcgactttctttgaagatatctttcccatgaaggatatggctacctcatctaatcaggagatgcctagttcatcgaatcagggaccagttacaattaccgaacctgccatttcgatggaacactttgaaagtcctgtggaggagaacaatgaagttcctactaggagcaagagacagaggactgcaaagtcctttggtgatgattttcttgtgtatctcatagatgacactcccagttctatttcagaggcctatgcatctgaagatgctgactactggaaggaagcggttcgtagcgagatggattccatcttggcgaatgaaacctgagagataactgatcgtccttatgggtgcaaacctataggatgcaaatgggtattcaagaagaagcttaggcctgatggtactattgaaaagtacaaggctcggctcgtggctaagggttatacccaaaaggaaggtggagacttctttgatacttactcacctgtggctcgactgaccactattcgagttctactttcactagctgcctcgcatggtcttctcgttcatcaaatgaatgttaagactgctttcctaaatggagagttggacgaggaaatttatatggaacaaccagatgggtttgtactagatggtcaggaagggaaagtgtgcaagttgctgaagtctttgtacggacttaagcaagcacccaaacagtggcatgagaagtttgaaagaactttaacagctgcaggctttgttgtgaacgaagctgacaaatgtgtgtactatcgccatggtgggggcgagggagttatcctgtgcttgtatgttgatgacatgctgatttttggaaaaaatctgaatgttattaaggaggtcaaggttttcctatctcgttgttttgagatgaaggatttaggagtggctgatgtcattctgaacatcaagttgttgagagactatgatgttgggattacattgcttcaatctcactatgtggaaaagatcttgagtcgctttggctatagtgactgcaagccctctccaacaccatatgatgcgagtGTGTTACTTGGAAAGAattgaagaattgctagagatcaattgaaatattctcaaatTATTGGCTCATttatgtacttagcaagtgctgtaagacctgacatctcttttgttgttagcaaactgagtcggtttgtctcaaaaccaggagatgtgtattggaaagctctagagagagttttgcgttatttgaaaggcactgcaaattatggaattcactacaccgggcatccaaaggtgcttgaagggtatagtgactcaaactggatctcagatgctgatgatatAAAGGCCACGAgcagttatgtattcactcatggaggtggcgctgtttcttggaagtcttgcaagcagaccatcttaacgaggtcaacaatggaagcagaactcacagcactaaacccacaatatgagttgttcacagtggtaacctattcattatgatcggagatcctgtgaattagatgtggaagacaaactgttggtcaactgagaggagagtatccttactattcacaataccactccatgaagatgcaatactctcctaatctgcatggcaggttgatgtatatcttaatgtgttctaagtggcttatttaagcagagatgttagcctgcagaacatcttttgaagaacacacccatATGAGTCCGATTGTCAAATgtaaaaggtcacggagtatgacgcataagctccacccactGAGAAGACccgcggtagccacgtatcggtcaaggctttatgtgaagataGATTCACAAAAAACTTGcacttcaaggcccagtccactgttcaagttgcttactagtgtagcatagagttctaggtggaagttcaacttaacagtctccactacagtaccggtatataaaacagtgttttggaaccaaaggcaaatttctgtgtgcctctgggatctggtgggggattgctgaaatttagtctattttgggcagcccaataactatttcagaaattcctaataaattctagaggcccacttagcccatttgtgcaaggcaagggatactactaaagtttagtcccacattgctagtttagtgggagttggacctccttataagggaggttctttccccacttgtacgaacatgagaacaagagggatatccacgcgcgctcctcctccgccgcccaccacgccACGCCACAAcatgccgcgggttgcgggaatgagccgagccgatatctaaatttttgccacgcactacgggtatatgaaaggtcacacggaagctgaaaagatttttgtgaaagtggagttcgaatgcgaacggtgcagcccttcggctgctggctgttcgcttcgcctccgtctcttcgtttcaccttccgtcactgccctctcgcctccttctcttgcgcctataaaagggaggtcgctcctcccagagagacgcaccagaacttctccttcctctcgccatcGGTTCTATCTCTGAgctgctgctatcttcctcatcccggcttgcggcgtgcaccgcacgtcgggacagtaggcctccgaaaccgcacctctttgagtcatgtacgggagaagggtgataaggtttttggggagcactctgcgcgactactgactgacTCCTTcgacacggacgccccggactccgtcgactacttccccgacgacgacttcttccccgacgtcgacaacctcctcagcgacatggctggcgaggacaccgaccgcaagtccagtgctactgctgctgctgtcccgtacgtgttcttctttATGTTAGATGTCCTGCCACAATTTCTCGTACTAGTACTTGCTCTacatatgttaggttctacttcatatatgcaactagttctactgtctgctatagatatgctaggctacggttcatatatgcagaagctatttaccttcttTCTCTCAGaaagcatgacttgttttatctctattatattagtcatgttttatctagtatttctgttaataaaatcatttggtaaattgctcatatttccaacaatagctACTACTCCAAGTCAATCTGTGGACACACCAGACACACATCTTATATAGCCTCACGCATGCACAGCCGAGCAACAAGCTAGACCTAATATCACTACTCGGTCAGCACCCACACGCACGAACTAACCACTAAGTACATGCAGGGCACCGGTGTGAGCCACTCTCTCAACCGCCACACTTGACCCAGCCATGCATGTAGCTAACAACCATTTAACAACATGCATGCAAGATCATGGCTAACAATTTTCCTTCCACTCTTGACACGGCTCGTTGTCTGTCGTCGTCTTGAACGCCTCCGTCCAACGTCGCCGCATGCTTCTACGCACGACTACGTCACCGCGCCGCGGACACTCTGCGTCACGCGTCTCCACGGTCGTGAACCACCACAGACCAGAACCGACCATGGAAGTATCTGTCAAATTTCTGCAGAGATATCTGGATGAGTTGATTGGTGTCACGCTGAATACTGATGTTGATCCGATAAAGGACAAAACCATTATTTCATATGACCGGTCACCTGCACCAGTGCTAGCTCCACGTTAAAACATTTCTCCGGTATGGATGCCGCCAGTGCATGGTTGGATGAAATTAAATACTGATGGCTCTTATGTTTCGAATAATAGTGCAGGCGCTGGAATGATACTACGTAATAATATGGGGACGGTCTTATTCTTAGCTTGCATAGATGCTCTAGAAGCGGAGACGCGGAGTTGCGCGCGTGCATAGAAGGTCTATCATTAGCCATTCAGAGGACTGAAATTCCCATTGTCATCGAGGTGGACTCGGAAGTGACTGTGTCCATGATTTCATGTGATGCAGTGGACCGGTCGGTTTATGCCTCCTTGGTAAATGAAATTAGATTTTTATTGCGCCTTAGAcaaacttgtattactcatattTCTCGCTCTCAAAATAAGGCAAGTAATAGTCTGGCTAGTTTTGCTAgagtacactagtgcagaaccgagaTGTATCACCgattcgtaaggacctttagtgccggttctgcaaccggcactaaaggaagGGGATTAAAGGTCcccctctctttagtaccggttctgcacgaaccgccgctaaagggccaccacgtggcatgaACCAGCGCCAGGGGCGGGAAGAcctcaaccggtactaaaatgtttgagggttttggttttatgatttttttcctttaattttgtgttttcattttttttttttCGTTTGCTAttattttatgatactacatattgtacacgttgctTTTACTCTTCGCCTCTATAAGGGCACGCACGACACAATTTTTTGAATGTAGCCCACGGGCCCGAACCGGATGgattgaaaagaaaagaaaaagcaaTTTCACACCAACTCGCCCACCCACCTCCCGAGTCCCCAATCCCATCCACCCATGCCTCGCCGCCGCTCCATGCCCCTCCGCCTTGCGCCGCCCACGGCCACCCCAGTCCCCCACCGCGGCGCCATCCTCGTCCCCCACCGCGGCGCCACTCCTCTACACCGACGCGCCGCCGCCCCTCTCCCCAgatgcgccgccgcgccgcccctctcCCCCGACGCGTCGCCCCTCTCCCCGAGCTCGCCGGCCATCCCCTCCCCCCCACTCTTTCCGAAAAGAGGCAGCCTCCCGAGCTCTGCCATGCGCGGCTGCGCCTGCTCCACTGTCCAGGTGACACCGGTCGACGCCCCAACCGCGTGCCGCGGTATACTGCTGCTCCTTCCCATGAGCCACCTCGCCTTCTCCTCCGTGGATAAGTTCGCCGACGAGCGAGGACTCCGGATCCCGGCCGACGCCAACCTGCTGGCGTGCCACCCCCGCCCCAGCCATCTCCTCCACCACGGTGCACCGCTGCCTATTCTGGCCATGGGCAAGCACAAGCGCCACCCTGTACGGCCCCTCCCCTCTCCGGATCGAGCATCTCCACTTGCATTCATTTGAGCTTTGCACTGATGAAACCTGAATTGTTGAACTGTTCATCCACATGTGACGCCTATATTATTTGAACCAATGAACTGCTACCTATGATCACGAGTTCTTGAACTGTTCATGCAGACTTGGTAGCGGGTATTCAGCACTGAAAATGCACCTATGAAGCCAAAAAAGTGTCCTGAATTTGTGAAAAAAAAACCTCAGTAATGAACCTGCACTGAAAATGCTCATGAAACGAGAGACATGCACTTTGGATGTGTGTTTGGTGACTCCTCTCCCTTTCACTCTTCATGTAATGCATTCAGGACATTAGAGATNNNNNNNNNNNNNNNNNNNNNNNNNNNNNNNNNNNNNNNNNNNNNNNNNNNNNNNNNNNNNNNNNNNNNNNNNNNNNNNNNNNNNNNNNNNNNNNNNNNNNNNNNNNNNNNNNNNNNNNNNNNNNNNNNNNNNNNNNNNNNNNNNNNNNNNNNNNNNNNNNNNNNNNNNNNNNNNNNNNNNNNNNNNNNNNNNNNNNNNNNNNNNNNNNNNNNNNNNNNNNNNNNNNNNNNNNNNNNNNNNNNNNNNNNNNNNNNNNNNNNNNNNNNNNNNNNNNGAGTCCGTCCTGGTTGATCTGCTCTGGCCGTTCAACTTTGCGTCTGCATCCTGGTCTCGCTCGTGTGTGGAGTTTGGAGCATCTTCTAAATGTTGTGTTCCGCTTTCTTCTATTTTTCAACTGAATGTGCTGCCATATGTTTTTTTTAACTTGTGCTACTGGTGCTAGTGTCGATGTGTAGCAAGTTCAAGTACCGGTCTACGCGAAGTGTATCACTCCAGCAcgccatgctccagtgcatatcgaCGTCATCTCCGCTGCAATGGAAGCTGCAGATTTTACTCCACTCTACTTACCTTGCGAGTACTGATCAGTACAACTTACACAATATTAGTACCGATCAGTGCATGTCGACGACAAGTAGCAGTACTGATCAGTACAACTTACACAATATTAGTACCGATCAGTACTATTCTTAATGCTAAAAGTAGCATCCATATAGTACTGATGAGTCGTACTGACAAGGATGCCATCTACAATTCTGAACTTATTGTTGAGTCGTACTAGTACCGATGAAATGGGAAGCAAGTGTCACATGAATCCTTAATTGAATAGGAAGCAAGGTTGCAATGAGATCCTGGAAATTCACTATTTATTTTATCCTCAGTTCTTAGAAAAGCATGGAAACAATTTTCTGTGTGTTAGAGTATCAGTTCATGTGGAGAAGAACATGTTTCCTATATGAAAAAATAATATATTATTATCAGTTCAATGTGTATTTTGTCATTAGTTCATACAGAACAACCGTAAAAAATATTTtgatgtgtgttagagagagctcgACTTCATATTATATGGTAGCTCACTCATTGCATGATTGCACAGCAGTTTGGCAACAAAATTCACATCAGTTTAGGGGCGCCCGCATCACGGTCTCACCGTGCTACCGCAATCTCTCCTTGATACGCCACCGGACGAGCCACTTTGGCAAGCTGTCACTTCTTGCTCCTGTGCCTGGATCCCATGTGAGCGCCCCTGGAATCAGGTCAGACCCGCCCCTCCCATCagttcctcttcccccttccttctctctagcCCATAACCTCGGCTGCCGGCCACCCCGCTCCTGCAGCATGATGTGAAACAATCAGTTCAATTTCACATTGACTAACTCGTCACACACTCAGTTCAATTTCTTGATTTAGTATAATTCAATACGAAATCTAGTTTCAGTTCAAAGACTGCTACTGTTTGTTTCCTAACACCACAAGGTGGTGAGCTTGTTTAGTGAGTTTCCTCATGCATGTTCGGCAACCTGTCAGTGCAGATGGGAGGAGAACCGTCCAAAGTGCGAGTTTTGTGACGTCGACGTGCGAGCCAGTCTAACCAGCGCATCTGAACCAACATATGCAGAGTGATTCGCCCAAAGGTATCTCAATAATTTTCAGTTTTAGTTTTGTGTTCAGGGGATTTCTGGATTGTTGGCGCAAGTAATGCGTTCTGTTTTTGTCTGTTCAGTCGACGTCCGAGAGCAAAATAAGCACTATCTGTCTAGAAGTGGTGTTTGAAACCCATTTTTAACAGTGGAATCCGAAGATGATTAAGATTTTTGCATGCTATTTAATTGGGTGAACCATTGGATCCCAAAGAACTCCAAAATGCGATGAGACCCTAAATGGACTAGTACTGGGATGGGGAGACCCTCCTGGGAAGCCTCCATGCTTGGTCAGGTTTGGTTGCCTCAAAAACATGCCTTCAAAAATGCTTTTCTGAACAGATTATCATGTATATCTTGCCTATGTAGCTCGTAAAAATGCGCTATGTACAAAGGAAAAAACACACTAGGCCTACCATTTCACTATGTATGTTATTACCAATAAATAAATAAGCACATACAAAAGTTCATGAGTGTTATTGAAACAGTTCGGTTCATTGGTTTTATGTTATATGACAAATCACTGTGATTTTTGCATCAGTTCGACAAAAAACTAAACAACAGCTTAGACTCTGAGagctatttatgtttaaatattttTGAGAATGAGAGTTGTATGTTGTACTCTCTGCCTGTACAGTGCATTTTGCAGTTTTGTGTTAAAAATGGGTTTATCTATTTTGCACCATCTTCACTAAGTCAAACTTGCAGCAGCCAGGGGTATACACGGTTGTTGGGAGCCGTCCAAGTCGAGCTCTGACCGCAGTCCAAGTGGGACTGCGACCACCATCTAATGTAAGCTATTCAGTATATCTAATTCCCAATCATAAGTATGATTCCCTTTATGTTTTCCATTTTGTTCCTATAACACAAAACATGCACTGGATGAAAATGAGAAGATATACTAAAAGAAAATGTGTGGTGGCACTGTCCATGTTTTCAATTTAAACCACTAGCTTTTTTATACACAAAAAAATCTGCAAGTATGTTTGCTACTGTGTGTTTCTAATTGAACCATGCAAATTTCATTTGATGGCAGCAAAATTGCTACTGTGTTTCTAATTGAACCGCCGCCCCGAGAATCCCCGCTGAGCTCGTCCGCAGCCCCGGCCCTCTTCGGGGCCACCGAGGTCTACATCGCAGGGCCGCCGTGTTCTCTTTACCGCCATCCAGGTCCGACGAGCCGCCGCACGCAGGATCCCATGCGTGCTAGCCTTGGTGCTGGCCCTGCGCGATGGCATGGCATCATTCACTGCCGCCACCATGGGTCGTTCAATGACACAGCGTCGAGTCGTTCGACGCCGCAGCTCAGGAGTTTGCCTCCTTTCCCAACCTCCACTATGCTAGTCTCTCCTGTTCTCCTCTCTTCACTAACCTCTCTCGCTTCTTTCGCTTGAATTCCTGCTAATGTTGGCTGTAGCTTGAATTCCACCAGGGGTGCTGGCAGCCGTCCAAGTGGAGCGTTGACGCCAGTACAAGTAGAATCGTGGGTTGCGGCCACCATCTTCACTAAGCACCGCACATCCGTCCAAGTCGAGCACACACACAGGGAGAACACACCAGCCCCTTTGCTTTGCACATTGCTTGGTTATGCATGACTGCTGATGGATGCAACAAGCGTTTATATTAGTTTGATCTTGTGCAAGACTCAATTTTGTCTCGGTTTTCGTGGATGCTAGCTGGCAATACGTCCAACATTCTTGCGGCGATAGCAGCCACCACTAAGGGCATTTGCGTCCAGCACTCGAGCTACATGCTCGACGGTTGCACACTGCCGCCATGGACATGCACAAAGATATTAACGACGCGTTTGGTTTGCGCTCAGGTAACGTATTCGACTTGGGTATCGGGAAGCTCCGTCTTCAGACTATTTTTACCGAATACGAGATATGTTTGTTTCGAGCGTTCGGCTCCCGGTTTTCTAATCACCTTCGGTCCCGCCGTTTTCCGCTTCGCGAGCGCATGTATCGGAGGACGCCGCTACCTAATACATCGTGGGCCTACCAAACGCTGGATTCTGTTTCAGAAAGCGCTGTAATCGGAAGTCGTGACATTTCCGTCGAACCAAACGCGTCGTAAGTAGATGTTTGTTAGTTCAGTTTTTTATCGATTTACCTTGTTTAAGTAGTAGTGCAGCAATAAAAGGTGTCGTTGTACTGAAGTTTTAGTTGCTATATGAGGAACCCATAGGCCATTTATTTTGGTTTTCAGTTCAGCTTGTCTGTTGTTTTCGGTCCGGATGCTTTATTGCGCATAATCTTGAGGAAATCCCCAAAAGTCATATGTCTCATGTGAATCTTGTTCAGTTCATTAGTTCATTGGAAAAATATATCATCTACAAGAAGAATTGCAATCTGGTAATGTGAAGTATGTTGTAGTCTATACCTGTAGAGTGCATTTTTGTAGTGCTGGTATTCGTGGTCACTCTTTTGTGTTAGAAACAAtggatatatatttatattttgtaGTGTCAGTACTTGAGAACAAAAGGttcagttttcaaactttaaacagTTCATCGCAAGCTTTCGGTGTAGCAAGACGCGCGCCAATGTGTGTGTGCACTTGATGAAACTCTATTGCAGTATATGAAGTTCATACGATTTTCATGCATCAAC
It encodes:
- the LOC119300478 gene encoding uncharacterized protein LOC119300478 translates to MPRRRSMPLRLAPPTATPVPHRGAILVPHRGATPLHRRAAAPLPRCAAAPPLSPDASPLSPSSPAIPSPPLFPKRGSLPSSAMRGCACSTVQVTPVDAPTACRGILLLLPMSHLAFSSVDKFADERGLRIPADANLLACHPRPSHLLHHGAPLPILAMGKHKRHPCRCVASSSTGLREVYHSSTPCSSAYRRHLRCNGSCRFYSTLLTLRVLISTTYTILVPISACRRQVAVLISTTYTILVPISTILNAKSSIHIVLMSRTDKDAIYNSELIVESY